The Haloplanus sp. CK5-1 genome segment TCGATCGCCGAAGGGACCACAGGCCACGTCGTGGGCGGCGACTCGGTCGACGAACCCCTCGGGGTCGAGGCCCGTCCCCGAGACGTCGGCGACGACGATGTTGGTCTCGGGCGTCGGGACGGAGAGACCGTCGACGGCGTCGAGACCCTCGGCGAGGCGGGCGGCGTTCTCGTGGTCGGTCGCGAGGCGGCCGCGGTTCTCCAGTGCGAGCAGTCCGGGCGCTGCGATCATTCCGACCTGTCGCATCCCGCCGCCGAGGAGTTTCCGGACCCGTCGGGCCTCGTCGACGAACGACTCGCGTCCGGCGAGGATCGAGCCGACGGGCGCACCCAGCCCCTTCGAGAGACAGAACAGGACGGAGTCGACGGGGGCGACCATCTCTTCGGCGTCGACGCCGAGGGCGACACAGGCGTTGAACAGGCGCGCGCCGTCGAGGTGGACGGGCACGTTGTGGTCGTCCGCGGCGCCGGCGACGGCGCGGACGTGGTCGACGGGCACCGCCACGCCGCCGCGGGCGTTGTGCGTGTTTTCGAGGGCGACGAGGCCGGTACCGGGGCGGTGGAGGTCGGCCTCGTGACAGCTCTCGTGGACCTGTTCGGGCGTGAACGCGGCCCGGTCGCCGGCGTCGACGGTCCGGGTCTGGAGGCCGGCACCCCGGGCGAGACCACCCACCTCCCACCGCACCATGTGGGCCTCGCCGTCCACGAGGACTTCGCTCCCGGGGTCGGCGTGGACGTACGCGGCGATCTGATTGCCCATCGTCCCCGTGGGGACGAACAGCGCCGACTCGCATCCGACGACGTCGGCGGCGCGGCGTTCGAGGTCGTTCACCGTGGGGTCGTCGCGGTAGACGTCGTCGCCGACGGCGGCGTCGCGGGCGGCGTCGCGCATCGCGTCCGAGGGGCGGGTCACCGTGTCCGAGCGGAGGTCGATCATACGTCGAGTCGGTGCCGCCAGATCAAATAGCTCCGGGCGGTCGCGCGGGGGTCGCCGACCGGCACCGGGAGGGCACACTCCGAAAGGCTTTGCCGCCCGCGCGGGAACGCACATGCATGGACCCGCGCATCCGCACGCACGCGGAGACCATCGTGGACCACTCGACGAGTATCGAGTCGGGCGACGACGTCGTGATCAGCATGCCCGCCGTCGCCGAGGACCTGGCGGTCGCCCTGCACGAACTGCTCGGCGACCGAGGAGCGAACCCGGTCTACCTGCACAACTCCGAGCGGGCGAGTCGGGCGTTCCTCCGGGCGAGCGACGACGACT includes the following:
- a CDS encoding GntG family PLP-dependent aldolase, producing the protein MIDLRSDTVTRPSDAMRDAARDAAVGDDVYRDDPTVNDLERRAADVVGCESALFVPTGTMGNQIAAYVHADPGSEVLVDGEAHMVRWEVGGLARGAGLQTRTVDAGDRAAFTPEQVHESCHEADLHRPGTGLVALENTHNARGGVAVPVDHVRAVAGAADDHNVPVHLDGARLFNACVALGVDAEEMVAPVDSVLFCLSKGLGAPVGSILAGRESFVDEARRVRKLLGGGMRQVGMIAAPGLLALENRGRLATDHENAARLAEGLDAVDGLSVPTPETNIVVADVSGTGLDPEGFVDRVAAHDVACGPFGDRTVRFCTHLDVDRSDVETAVDRVETALGSLE